The following are from one region of the Nicotiana tomentosiformis chromosome 7, ASM39032v3, whole genome shotgun sequence genome:
- the LOC138895592 gene encoding uncharacterized protein → MAGTRTPSSAGHGTTRGGGQVGVHKTRRQAAPQPEVGNMGQLQATMPDQVQEQGVQGAPSPMPTIVPTVTLPANVVERLLNVLKALVLTQGRSSAPQATSQTQVSAQTQTFGNKEVSLQEFLKLKSPKLTGSYNSEDPQSFLDGTLKALRALGYSSEKVMELAAYKLEDMANTWYETVLLGRPAGAAPLTWDEFSKLFMDHFFPDSLRQKYARDFERLVQTPDMDVSTYNTKFCNLARYAPYLVPTQEARVQRFVDGLVGRLYTTVAPQMKTLSYSNVADLARKIENKGRDERATSDLRKKAKTEGSFSGSFSENRRAGNQGQQQQGSQTGTHLCSQSTLQTGSYLGQCRVLTGECFRCGQLGHHLRDCPQPPRNFNQASIQSAAPTQTNHNTSGATVATLVGESLLAEYVYRACQIRVEGRDTLADLIVLDMIDFDMLMGMDWLSSCHGIVDCHAKIAQRLLKKGCLGLLAIVNYTRKETISIENVQVVREFSDIFPEDLPGLAPV, encoded by the exons ATGGCTGGGACACGCACACCCTCATCTGCTGGACATGGTACTACCCGAGGTGGCGGTCAAGTTGGGGTTCATAAAACTAGAAGACAGGCTGCTCCTCAACCTGAAGTTGGGAACATGGGTCAACTCCAAGCTACTATGCCAGATCAAGTGCAAGAACAGGGGGTTCAAGGCGCTCCATCACCAATGCCAACTATTGTACCTACTGTTACCTTACCTGCAAATGTAGTGGAAAGGTTATTGAATGTATTAAAGGCATTGGTGCTTACTCAGGGTAGAAGTTCAGCTCCTCAGGCTACTTCACAAACACAAGTATCTGCACAGACTCAGACTTTCGGGAATAAGGAAGTATCCCTACAAGAGTTCCTGaaattgaaatcaccaaaattaACAGGTTCTTATAATTCAGAAGATCCTCAAAGTTTCTTGGATGGGACACTCAAAGCATTACGTGCTCTAGGATATTCTAGTGAGAAAGTTATGGAGCTCGCAGCATACAAACTAGAGGATATGGCCAACACATGGTATGAAACTGTATTGCTAGGAAGGCCAGCAGGAGCAGCACCACTGACATGGGACGAGTTCAGTAAGTTGTTCATGGATCATTTCTTTCCAGACAGCCTGAGGCAAAAATATGCTAGAGACTTTGAGAGATTGGTTCAAACTCCAGATATGGATGTGTCAACTTATAACACAAAATTTTGTAATCTGGCTAGATATGCTCCTTACTTAGTGCCTACACAAGAAGCTCGAGTTCAGaggtttgttgatgggttagtTGGTCGTCTATATACTACAGTAGCCCCACAGATGAAGACTTTATCCTACTCTAATGTAGCCGACCTTGCTAGAAAGATTGAAAACAAGGGACGTGATGAGCGTGCAACCAGTGATTTACGTAAGAAGGCCAAGACAGAAGGGTCTTTCAGTGGCAGTTTTAGTGAAAATCGAAGAGCAGGAAATCAGGGACAACAACAACAGGGTTCTCAGACAGGGACACACTTGTGTTCACAGTCCACATTACAGACAGG ATCATATTTGGGCCAATGTCGTGTTCTAACTGGAGAGTGCTTTCGGTGTGGCCAGTTGGGACATCACTTGAGGGACTGCCCTCAGCCTCCGAGGAATTTCAACCAGGCTTCTATTCAGTCAGCTGCACCTACTCAGACTAATCATAATACTTCAGGTGCTACAG TTGCTACTCTTGTTGGGGAGTCTCTATTAGCTGAATATGTGTATCGTGCTTGTCAGATTCGGGTTGAGGGTAGAGATACTCTAGCTGACCTTATTGTACTTGATATGATTGACTTTGACATGctgatgggaatggattggttatcttcttGCCATGGTATCGTCGATTGTCATGCAAAGATA gctcaacgacTTCTGAAGAAAGGTTGCTTGGGTCTCTTAGCTATTGTAAATTACACAAGAAAGGAAACAATTAGTATAGAAAATGTACAAGTCGTGAGAGAATTTTCTGATATATTTCCCGAGGATTTACCAGGATTGGCTCCAGTATGA